A portion of the Nitratidesulfovibrio termitidis HI1 genome contains these proteins:
- a CDS encoding sensor histidine kinase gives MDPRQPAERIPSILVVDDDPVARTAVCGYLREAGYAVREADGGADALTLFDERGSDAVLLDWRMPGKSGAEVLPRIAAQDPTVPVIVVSGTSEVRELARALRLGAWDFVIKPIEDMAVLDRALVRCLLRAELLREQGRRRETLEDLVRRRTEDLEDANRRLRREIAERREFERALAESEQRFRQLMENTSEVFWVRDLVRDRLLYLSPAYETVWGRPVRDAMQVHGTAMETVHPDDRQGLRAAMSGIATSATPVDAEFRIVRPDGGVRWVHARAFPVRDGDGNVYRVAGVAEDVTARRAAEEGIRASLREKEILLREVHHRVKNNLQLIVSLLNLQAAYADGAADRERFIESRNRVASMALAHEELYRANDLASVNVADYVERLARKLVLSSVDAEVELALELPPLFLPVSAAIPCGLILNELVTNAIKHAFPSRDAGRISIAARRKGRQVEVHVTDDGVGLPEGFDPAGGTTLGMQLVGSLVAQLGGRLEVISGLAGASFVVRFEESEAEPYGADASDAASALAGGPGLAGAFIAPNDE, from the coding sequence ATGGACCCTCGCCAACCCGCGGAACGCATTCCTTCCATCCTGGTGGTGGACGACGACCCGGTGGCCCGCACCGCCGTATGCGGCTATCTGCGCGAGGCGGGCTATGCCGTGCGCGAGGCGGACGGCGGGGCCGACGCGCTGACGCTGTTCGACGAACGCGGCTCAGACGCGGTGCTGCTGGACTGGCGCATGCCCGGCAAGAGCGGGGCCGAGGTGCTGCCCCGCATTGCCGCGCAGGATCCCACGGTGCCGGTCATCGTGGTGTCCGGCACCAGCGAGGTGCGGGAACTGGCGCGGGCCCTGCGTCTTGGCGCGTGGGACTTCGTGATCAAGCCCATCGAGGACATGGCCGTGCTCGACCGGGCGCTGGTGCGCTGCCTGCTGCGGGCCGAACTGCTGCGCGAACAGGGGCGCCGCCGCGAAACGCTGGAAGACCTGGTGCGCCGCCGCACCGAGGATCTGGAAGACGCCAACCGCCGCCTGCGCCGCGAAATTGCCGAGCGCAGGGAATTCGAACGGGCCCTGGCGGAAAGCGAGCAACGCTTCCGCCAGTTGATGGAGAACACCAGCGAGGTGTTCTGGGTGCGCGATCTGGTCCGTGACCGGCTGCTGTATCTTTCTCCGGCCTACGAAACGGTCTGGGGGCGTCCGGTGCGGGACGCCATGCAGGTGCACGGCACGGCCATGGAAACCGTGCACCCCGATGATCGCCAGGGCCTGCGTGCCGCCATGTCGGGCATCGCCACCTCGGCCACGCCGGTGGATGCGGAGTTCCGCATCGTACGGCCCGACGGCGGGGTACGCTGGGTGCATGCCCGGGCCTTTCCCGTGCGCGACGGTGACGGCAACGTCTACCGCGTGGCTGGTGTGGCCGAGGACGTCACGGCCCGCCGCGCGGCGGAGGAAGGCATACGCGCCTCGCTGCGCGAAAAGGAAATCCTGCTGCGCGAGGTGCACCACAGGGTCAAGAACAACCTGCAACTCATCGTCAGCCTGCTGAACCTGCAGGCCGCCTATGCCGACGGTGCCGCCGACCGCGAGCGGTTCATCGAAAGCCGCAACCGCGTGGCCTCCATGGCCCTGGCGCACGAGGAACTGTATCGCGCCAACGACCTGGCCAGCGTCAACGTGGCCGACTACGTGGAGCGGCTGGCGCGCAAGCTGGTGCTGTCGTCGGTGGATGCCGAGGTGGAACTGGCGCTGGAGCTGCCGCCACTGTTCCTGCCGGTGTCGGCGGCCATCCCCTGCGGGCTGATTCTCAACGAACTGGTCACCAACGCCATCAAACATGCCTTCCCCAGCCGTGATGCGGGGCGCATCTCCATTGCCGCCCGGCGCAAGGGGCGGCAGGTGGAAGTGCACGTCACCGACGATGGCGTGGGGCTGCCGGAAGGCTTCGACCCCGCCGGTGGCACGACACTGGGCATGCAACTGGTGGGCAGCCTGGTGGCCCAACTCGGGGGGCGGCTGGAGGTGATATCCGGCCTTGCGGGCGCCAGTTTCGTGGTGCGCTTCGAGGAAAGCGAGGCCGAGCCGTACGGGGCGGACGCGTCCGATGCCGCCAGCGCGTTGGCGGGTGGGCCGGGGCTGGCTGGCGCGTTCATCGCCCCCAACGACGAGTAG
- the mltA gene encoding murein transglycosylase A, with translation MPACARAAGALLLALVISGCAAHAPRIAVPEPEIPTTAQAPAPARPALSLPPLPAYTEAAPDEIRAAIAAMDPRSQGLASWNDLAPALTQSLSYMATRPAGGVALDRMGLRVTNADFMAALRQLSGLLPQLDANPGLLAQRFRWLRVDTAWTGYYEPVLRASRTPAPGYTHPIYRTPPDMRVTEVTGSGSGKQRMTYRVVNGPKGRVLRPYYDRAEIDAGALRGKGLELAWAADPVDVYILQVQGSGRVRFTDGSEARVLYAAQNGRPYVSIGRILKERGELPPDGVNMPAIRQWLESHPAQARELMNTNPSYVFFRMEEGSASGPLGCTGRPLTPWVSLATDRSVLPSGALVAFSAPVPQPAGGGAVTGLGLAQDTGGAIKGYRIDLFCGAGDRAAAVAGHLDAPGPAWLLLPR, from the coding sequence GTGCCTGCATGCGCCCGCGCCGCCGGGGCGCTGCTGCTGGCGCTGGTCATTTCCGGTTGCGCCGCGCATGCTCCCCGGATTGCGGTCCCCGAGCCGGAAATCCCCACTACGGCGCAGGCCCCCGCACCGGCGCGTCCGGCCCTGTCGCTGCCGCCGCTGCCCGCCTACACCGAAGCCGCGCCCGACGAGATCCGCGCCGCCATCGCGGCCATGGACCCGCGCAGCCAGGGGCTTGCCTCGTGGAACGACCTTGCCCCGGCCCTGACCCAAAGCCTTTCCTACATGGCCACCCGCCCCGCCGGAGGCGTGGCGCTGGACCGCATGGGACTGCGCGTGACCAACGCGGACTTCATGGCCGCCCTGCGCCAGCTGTCCGGCCTGTTGCCCCAACTGGACGCCAATCCCGGCCTGCTGGCCCAGCGGTTTCGCTGGCTGCGCGTGGACACCGCCTGGACCGGCTACTACGAGCCGGTGCTGCGCGCCAGCCGCACCCCCGCGCCCGGCTATACGCACCCCATCTACCGCACCCCGCCGGACATGCGCGTGACGGAAGTGACCGGCTCCGGTTCCGGCAAACAGCGCATGACCTACCGGGTGGTGAACGGCCCCAAGGGGCGCGTGCTGCGGCCCTATTACGACCGTGCGGAAATCGACGCCGGTGCGTTGCGCGGCAAGGGGCTGGAACTGGCCTGGGCGGCGGACCCCGTGGACGTGTACATCCTGCAGGTGCAGGGTTCCGGCAGGGTCCGCTTTACCGACGGCAGCGAAGCCCGCGTGCTGTACGCCGCGCAGAACGGGCGGCCCTACGTGTCCATCGGGCGCATCCTGAAGGAACGGGGCGAGCTGCCGCCCGACGGGGTGAACATGCCCGCCATCCGCCAGTGGCTGGAAAGTCACCCCGCGCAGGCGCGGGAACTCATGAACACCAACCCCAGCTACGTCTTTTTCCGGATGGAGGAAGGCAGCGCCAGCGGTCCGCTGGGGTGCACGGGCAGGCCGCTGACCCCATGGGTAAGCCTGGCCACCGACCGTTCCGTGCTGCCATCCGGCGCGCTGGTGGCCTTTTCCGCCCCGGTGCCGCAACCGGCAGGCGGCGGCGCGGTGACCGGCCTTGGCCTTGCGCAGGATACCGGCGGGGCCATCAAGGGCTATCGCATCGACCTGTTCTGCGGCGCGGGCGACCGTGCGGCCGCCGTGGCCGGACATCTCGATGCGCCGGGGCCAGCGTGGTTGCTGCTGCCCCGCTAG